A stretch of the Aggregatibacter sp. HMT-949 genome encodes the following:
- a CDS encoding aminoacyl-histidine dipeptidase has translation MSEITTLQPQLLWQWFEQICAIPHPSHHEDKLANFIVNWAQEKRFFVERDEVGNVLIRKPASTGMEHCIPVALQAHLDMVPQANEGNSHDFTKDPIRPYIDGDWVKAQGTTLGADNGIGLASCLAVLESDDIAHPPLEVLLTMTEETGMDGALNLRRNWLQSEILINTDTEEIGEIYIGCAGGINAELEIPVQREANTFAHSFQLVLKGLRGGHSGVDIHTGRANAIKMLARVLAKLSQHQSHFRLAEIRGGSIRNAIPREAAAILAFDGEVNAFASTVQNLQVLLKEELAIAEPNLTLFLEPIAKPQSVFDAQSTQTVINLLNALPNGVIRNSDVIKNVVESSLSIGVLKTDSAHVQGTILVRSLIESGKAYVTELLDSVASLAGAKTEFSAPYPGWKPVNDSAILKLSMKHYADVLGKQPDIKVIHAGLECGLLKEHYPNIEMVSFGPTIRNAHSPDEKVQISTVETYWDLLTRVLGDISTK, from the coding sequence ATGTCTGAAATTACGACATTGCAACCGCAATTATTATGGCAATGGTTTGAGCAAATTTGTGCGATTCCCCACCCATCTCATCACGAAGACAAATTGGCGAATTTTATTGTGAATTGGGCGCAAGAAAAACGGTTTTTTGTGGAACGCGATGAAGTCGGTAACGTACTGATTCGTAAGCCGGCAAGTACCGGTATGGAGCACTGCATTCCGGTAGCGTTGCAGGCGCACTTGGATATGGTGCCGCAAGCCAATGAGGGCAATTCGCACGATTTCACCAAAGATCCGATTCGTCCTTACATTGACGGTGATTGGGTGAAAGCGCAAGGTACTACCTTGGGCGCCGACAACGGCATCGGTTTGGCCTCTTGCTTGGCGGTGTTGGAAAGTGACGATATCGCCCATCCGCCGCTCGAAGTATTACTCACTATGACAGAAGAAACCGGCATGGATGGTGCCTTAAATTTGCGTCGTAATTGGTTGCAATCAGAAATCTTGATTAATACGGATACCGAAGAAATCGGTGAAATTTATATCGGTTGCGCTGGCGGTATTAATGCTGAATTAGAGATTCCCGTACAACGCGAAGCCAATACATTTGCGCATAGCTTTCAGCTTGTGTTAAAAGGCTTGCGCGGTGGCCATTCCGGCGTGGATATTCATACCGGACGCGCCAATGCGATTAAAATGTTAGCCCGCGTGTTAGCCAAACTTTCACAGCATCAATCGCACTTCCGGCTTGCGGAAATCCGTGGCGGCTCCATTCGTAACGCGATTCCGCGCGAAGCAGCAGCGATTTTGGCGTTTGACGGCGAAGTAAACGCCTTTGCAAGTACAGTTCAAAATTTGCAGGTTTTATTAAAAGAAGAATTAGCGATTGCCGAGCCGAATTTGACCTTATTCTTAGAACCGATTGCCAAACCGCAAAGCGTGTTTGATGCGCAAAGCACACAAACCGTGATTAATTTATTGAACGCCTTACCAAACGGCGTGATTCGCAACAGCGATGTGATTAAAAACGTGGTAGAAAGCTCGCTCAGTATCGGCGTGTTAAAAACTGACAGCGCTCATGTGCAGGGTACAATTTTGGTGCGTTCATTAATTGAAAGCGGCAAGGCCTATGTCACCGAATTATTGGATTCGGTCGCTTCCCTCGCCGGCGCTAAAACCGAATTTTCTGCACCTTATCCGGGCTGGAAACCGGTAAACGACTCCGCAATTTTAAAACTTTCCATGAAACATTATGCCGATGTGTTAGGCAAGCAGCCGGACATTAAGGTCATCCACGCCGGTCTTGAATGCGGTCTTCTCAAAGAACATTATCCGAATATCGAAATGGTGTCTTTCGGTCCAACTATCCGCAACGCCCACTCGCCGGATGAAAAAGTTCAAATTTCCACGGTAGAAACCTATTGGGATTTGTTGACGAGAGTATTAGGGGATATTTCAACTAAGTAA
- the gpt gene encoding xanthine phosphoribosyltransferase: MSEKYVVTWDMFQMHARKLSERLLPASQWKGIIAVSRGGLFPAAVLARELSIRHVQTVCIASYHDHKNQGELQVLHAAEVPNGGEGFIVVDDLVDTGNTARAIREMYPNAKFVTVFAKPAGAQLVDDYIVDIPQNTWIEQPWDLGLTFVPPLARK; the protein is encoded by the coding sequence ATGAGCGAAAAATATGTGGTGACTTGGGATATGTTCCAAATGCACGCCCGCAAATTATCAGAACGTTTACTTCCGGCCTCTCAATGGAAAGGCATCATCGCGGTGAGCCGCGGCGGTCTATTTCCGGCCGCGGTATTGGCGCGCGAATTAAGCATTCGCCACGTACAAACCGTTTGTATCGCCAGTTATCACGATCACAAAAATCAGGGCGAGTTGCAGGTATTACATGCTGCCGAAGTGCCGAACGGCGGTGAAGGTTTTATCGTGGTGGACGATTTAGTGGACACCGGCAATACCGCGCGTGCAATTCGCGAAATGTACCCGAACGCGAAATTCGTTACCGTATTCGCCAAACCGGCCGGTGCACAATTAGTAGATGATTACATTGTCGATATTCCGCAAAACACTTGGATCGAACAGCCTTGGGATTTAGGTTTAACCTTTGTGCCGCCTCTCGCCAGAAAATAA